In Sodalis ligni, a single genomic region encodes these proteins:
- a CDS encoding DeoR/GlpR family DNA-binding transcription regulator produces the protein MQAIDKASHCDVKSVLFSMTFLASKTKRGTMSDYHEEPGPSADAPLIPAQRREMILRQLRRQRVLSVSQLTEILKCSHMTVRRDIALLEQEGRAFSVPGGVRIANQLYSEPSHQTKVIAEQEEKQRMAPEAAKLMRSDMTVYLDAGTTTLCLIPYIQSLSGVTVITNDLTIVLALTDSPHVEVIQTGGILDHKNRSFVGGLAAATMNNLVADLAFISASSWDLQHGVTTPSALKIDVKKAVISSSSRNVLLATSSKYGTFGMYRITGLDRFDTIITDAGLTEDAARGIRKLGVELILA, from the coding sequence TTGCAAGCAATAGATAAAGCCTCACATTGTGATGTAAAATCTGTTTTATTCTCCATGACATTCCTAGCCAGCAAAACAAAGAGAGGGACGATGTCGGATTACCATGAAGAACCAGGTCCGTCCGCGGATGCGCCGCTGATTCCCGCCCAACGCCGTGAAATGATTTTGCGTCAGTTGCGCCGGCAGCGGGTATTGAGTGTTAGTCAGTTAACAGAAATTCTGAAATGCTCCCATATGACGGTCAGGCGCGATATCGCCTTACTTGAACAGGAAGGCCGGGCATTTTCGGTCCCTGGCGGGGTGAGGATCGCCAATCAGCTCTACAGTGAGCCCAGTCATCAGACCAAGGTCATTGCCGAGCAGGAGGAAAAGCAGCGAATGGCCCCGGAAGCGGCCAAACTCATGCGATCGGATATGACGGTTTATCTGGATGCAGGTACCACAACCCTATGTCTTATTCCTTATATTCAATCACTTAGCGGAGTAACCGTTATTACCAATGATTTGACCATCGTCCTGGCTTTGACCGACTCGCCGCACGTGGAGGTCATACAGACCGGCGGCATTCTTGACCATAAAAATCGTTCGTTCGTCGGGGGGCTTGCTGCGGCCACGATGAACAATCTGGTGGCTGATTTGGCTTTCATTTCCGCCAGCTCCTGGGATCTGCAGCATGGAGTCACCACGCCTTCCGCGTTAAAAATCGATGTTAAAAAAGCGGTAATAAGCAGTTCTTCACGGAATGTATTGCTCGCAACCAGTTCAAAATACGGGACATTTGGCATGTACCGCATTACCGGTCTTGATCGTTTCGACACTATTATCACTGATGCCGGTTTAACAGAGGATGCCGCAAGAGGCATACGTAAGCTGGGCGTGGAATTGATATTAGCCTGA
- the istB gene encoding IS21-like element helper ATPase IstB gives MSLQHQRISELCEYFKLDRIAAEWPGLAQKTLDDTGTFGDFLEQLLRLENDSRNERRRQTLLRLSGLPAVKTLEQFDFKFASGAPRAQLQELAGLAFIERQENIVLLGPSGVGKSHLACALAHKVAMAGLSVRFITAADMMLQLVAAHRQGDLKGYLGRCVTKPRLLVIDEVGYLPFGKEEANLFFQVVARRYETGSVILTSNLPFTQWSGTFGDDETLTAAMLDRLLHHAHIVQITGQSYRLKDKLKSGQLRKPTLAEPQR, from the coding sequence ATGAGCCTTCAGCATCAGCGGATCAGCGAACTGTGCGAGTACTTTAAGCTTGACCGCATCGCCGCCGAGTGGCCTGGATTGGCACAGAAGACGCTGGATGATACCGGAACGTTCGGCGATTTTCTGGAGCAGTTGCTTCGCCTGGAGAATGACAGCCGCAACGAGCGGCGGCGCCAGACGCTGCTGCGCCTGTCGGGTTTGCCTGCGGTCAAGACGCTGGAGCAGTTTGACTTCAAGTTTGCCAGCGGCGCACCACGGGCACAGCTGCAGGAACTGGCTGGATTGGCGTTTATCGAAAGACAGGAGAACATCGTATTACTCGGGCCTTCCGGCGTTGGCAAGAGCCATTTGGCCTGCGCGTTGGCACATAAAGTCGCGATGGCCGGACTCAGCGTACGCTTCATTACGGCGGCGGATATGATGTTGCAACTGGTCGCCGCTCACCGTCAGGGCGATTTAAAAGGCTATTTAGGCCGGTGTGTCACCAAGCCCCGATTATTGGTGATCGACGAAGTGGGTTATCTGCCGTTCGGTAAAGAAGAAGCCAATTTATTCTTCCAGGTCGTGGCCCGCCGTTATGAAACAGGCAGCGTGATATTGACGAGTAACCTGCCGTTTACGCAGTGGTCTGGGACGTTTGGCGATGATGAGACGCTGACAGCGGCGATGTTGGATCGACTGCTGCACCATGCGCATATCGTCCAAATAACCGGCCAAAGCTATCGATTAAAAGACAAGCTCAAAAGTGGTCAGCTAAGGAAACCAACGCTGGCTGAACCACAACGATAA
- a CDS encoding phytanoyl-CoA dioxygenase family protein, translating to MESKDLELYRKQGFNISESLYTRQEVNILNAETHRLMHESSAGKVLEGNGKTLRSINGPNLNSELFQNLACDARLLGQAEMLLGGPVYVHQYKINTKQAFQGQNWEWHSDYWFWKKEDGMPEPKALTTVIFLDEVNEFNGPMLLVPGTQYDVLIDEIHDRPYGELDGGDNWAITTAQNLKYRLSETYLRKKIENKGIVAAKGRPGDVLFFHCNLLHCSSANSSPWDRKAVFISYNLVSNCLNEVPSPRPEFMASRQFTPLTQKRVF from the coding sequence ATGGAATCTAAAGATCTGGAACTTTATCGCAAGCAAGGATTCAACATCTCAGAATCCCTTTATACTCGCCAGGAAGTGAACATACTCAATGCTGAAACCCATCGATTAATGCATGAAAGCTCCGCCGGAAAGGTATTGGAAGGCAATGGAAAAACTCTGAGAAGCATTAACGGGCCTAACCTTAACAGCGAGCTTTTTCAAAATTTAGCCTGCGACGCGCGATTGCTTGGGCAAGCGGAAATGTTACTGGGCGGACCTGTTTATGTTCATCAATATAAAATCAATACCAAGCAGGCGTTCCAGGGCCAGAATTGGGAATGGCATTCCGACTACTGGTTCTGGAAGAAAGAGGATGGCATGCCGGAACCGAAAGCCCTGACCACGGTTATTTTCCTGGATGAAGTCAATGAATTCAACGGCCCAATGTTGCTTGTGCCGGGAACGCAGTATGACGTGCTCATCGACGAGATTCACGATAGGCCATACGGCGAACTCGATGGGGGTGACAACTGGGCAATCACGACTGCGCAAAACCTCAAGTATCGTCTCTCTGAAACGTACCTGCGCAAAAAAATCGAAAATAAGGGAATCGTGGCCGCAAAGGGTCGCCCGGGTGACGTACTTTTTTTCCATTGCAATCTCCTGCACTGCTCTAGCGCGAACTCGTCGCCATGGGACAGAAAAGCCGTATTTATTTCCTACAACCTGGTCAGCAATTGTTTAAACGAAGTGCCCTCCCCTCGACCGGAATTCATGGCATCCCGTCAGTTCACTCCGCTGACACAAAAGCGCGTTTTTTAA
- a CDS encoding 3-hydroxyacyl-CoA dehydrogenase yields MKRVAIVGCGVVGSSWALVFARAGHEVAVYDASPGSVQQALAFVRESLESLPPDGGGSAEDIDVVCARLKPATSLEEALAGADYIQESAPERLEVKRELYPQLDAIAPPHVILASSTSGLPASSFTDQLRHRERCLVVHPINPPHLIPLVELVPAPWTDAGVVNEAAKLMQSLGQSPIRLNREINGFVVNRLQSALLGEAFRLVEDGLCSAADVDKAVSDGLGLRWFFMGPFETIDLNAQNGVAEYCRNLGPMYYGLAREQADPREWNAALVQDVEQQRRRLTPADGLPARRLWRDRCLSALVAAKRRVLNDRPN; encoded by the coding sequence GTGAAGAGAGTTGCAATAGTAGGATGCGGAGTAGTCGGTTCATCATGGGCACTCGTTTTCGCCCGGGCCGGGCATGAAGTCGCCGTGTACGATGCCTCTCCGGGGTCGGTACAGCAAGCCCTCGCATTTGTGCGCGAGTCATTGGAAAGTCTGCCTCCCGACGGCGGCGGCAGCGCCGAGGATATCGATGTCGTATGCGCCCGGCTAAAACCCGCCACGTCGCTCGAAGAGGCGCTGGCCGGTGCAGACTATATTCAGGAAAGCGCGCCGGAACGCCTGGAAGTGAAGCGCGAACTGTATCCCCAGCTCGATGCGATCGCCCCGCCCCACGTCATTCTGGCAAGTTCAACCTCGGGTCTACCCGCCTCGTCCTTCACCGACCAACTGCGCCATCGCGAACGCTGCCTGGTGGTGCACCCTATCAATCCACCACATCTGATCCCCTTGGTAGAACTGGTGCCGGCGCCCTGGACGGATGCCGGGGTGGTCAACGAAGCCGCCAAGCTGATGCAGAGTCTCGGGCAATCGCCGATCCGCCTGAACCGCGAAATCAACGGTTTTGTGGTCAATCGCCTGCAAAGCGCGCTGTTGGGCGAAGCCTTCCGCCTTGTGGAGGATGGTCTATGCAGCGCCGCCGATGTTGATAAAGCCGTTTCGGATGGCCTCGGCCTGCGCTGGTTCTTCATGGGCCCGTTCGAGACCATTGATCTGAACGCTCAAAACGGCGTGGCGGAGTATTGCCGCAACCTGGGCCCCATGTACTACGGTCTGGCCAGAGAACAGGCCGACCCGCGTGAATGGAACGCAGCCCTGGTGCAGGACGTCGAGCAACAGCGGCGCCGGTTGACGCCCGCGGACGGATTGCCGGCGCGCCGCCTGTGGCGGGATCGTTGCCTGTCCGCGCTGGTGGCGGCCAAACGGCGAGTCTTGAACGACAGACCAAACTGA
- the otnK gene encoding 3-oxo-tetronate kinase has translation MGKALLGCIADDFTGASDLANNLVRSGMRTIQFIGLPAEGDIAALGADAWIIALKSRTAPVAEAVDQSLEALRWLERQGCTQIMFKYCSTFDSTQEGNIGPVSEALLQAMQEDFTIACPAFPETGRTVYRGHLFVNDALLNESGMENHPLTPMTDANLVRFLAKQTRLPVGLIRYDHIAAGESAVRERITALKKEGVKIAVVDALSNNDLFTVGRAVKSLRFITGGSGIALGLPENFRQQGQLAPYKPMPMSPQPGRSAVLSGSASIATNRQVSHWVDSGRPAFRIDPLKIADGEDIAGQALEFAADEESFLIYATSLPDQVKHVQQILGASTAGKLVERTLGQIALGLYSAGIRKFVIAGGESSGAVVQALGIRILRIGEQIDPGVPVMESIDRPARLALKSGNFGSEDFFAKAIARLSGVQS, from the coding sequence ATGGGTAAAGCGTTGTTAGGGTGTATCGCCGATGATTTTACCGGCGCCAGCGATTTAGCGAATAATCTTGTTCGCAGTGGAATGCGGACCATTCAATTTATCGGTTTGCCGGCTGAGGGTGACATTGCCGCTTTGGGCGCCGATGCCTGGATCATCGCGCTGAAATCCCGCACAGCGCCGGTGGCCGAAGCGGTAGACCAATCGTTGGAGGCGCTGCGCTGGCTGGAACGACAGGGATGCACACAGATCATGTTCAAATATTGTTCAACATTCGACTCGACTCAGGAAGGCAATATCGGGCCGGTCAGCGAGGCGCTGCTGCAAGCCATGCAGGAAGATTTTACCATCGCCTGTCCGGCATTTCCCGAAACCGGTCGGACGGTTTACCGTGGACACCTGTTTGTCAATGATGCGCTGCTCAATGAATCAGGTATGGAAAATCATCCGCTGACGCCGATGACCGATGCAAACCTGGTTCGTTTCCTGGCAAAACAGACCCGGCTGCCGGTGGGGCTTATCCGTTATGACCATATCGCGGCGGGCGAATCCGCCGTTCGGGAAAGGATTACCGCGCTTAAGAAAGAGGGCGTAAAAATCGCGGTGGTAGACGCCCTGAGCAATAACGATTTGTTCACCGTCGGCCGGGCGGTAAAATCGCTGCGTTTTATTACCGGGGGGTCGGGCATCGCGTTGGGTTTACCGGAAAACTTCCGGCAGCAGGGTCAACTCGCGCCGTATAAACCGATGCCGATGTCGCCTCAACCCGGACGCAGCGCGGTACTGTCGGGGAGCGCCTCTATTGCGACCAACCGGCAGGTAAGCCATTGGGTTGATAGCGGCCGGCCGGCTTTTCGTATCGATCCGCTGAAAATCGCTGATGGCGAAGATATCGCCGGGCAGGCGCTCGAATTCGCCGCTGACGAAGAATCATTTTTGATTTATGCCACCAGCCTGCCGGACCAGGTAAAACATGTGCAGCAAATTTTGGGAGCCTCAACAGCGGGGAAGCTGGTGGAGCGCACTCTGGGACAAATTGCGCTGGGCCTATACAGCGCGGGGATCCGCAAGTTTGTTATCGCCGGCGGCGAATCGTCGGGGGCCGTGGTACAGGCGCTGGGGATACGGATACTACGGATTGGCGAACAAATCGATCCCGGCGTACCGGTCATGGAATCTATCGATCGCCCGGCGCGGCTGGCGCTTAAATCCGGTAATTTCGGTTCGGAAGATTTTTTTGCCAAAGCCATCGCCAGACTCTCGGGGGTTCAATCATGA
- a CDS encoding aldolase, producing MKNETALREEICRVGYNLYLRGYTVGSAGNISARLDDGWLITPTDACLGTLQPEDIAKVNLDNAWISGAKPSKTLSLHRQIYKNNSGVGGIVHTHSTHLVALTLNSIWQPQDILPPITPYQVMKVGHLPMIPYARPGSDVAALHVASLANQVRGVMLERLGPVIWESTVSKAAYVLEELEETAKLWLMSSPKPSPLSDEAIQELIDTFGARW from the coding sequence ATGAAAAATGAAACGGCGCTTCGGGAAGAGATTTGTCGGGTGGGCTATAACCTTTACCTGCGCGGTTATACGGTGGGCAGCGCGGGCAACATCAGCGCGCGGCTGGACGATGGCTGGCTGATTACGCCAACTGACGCTTGTCTGGGAACGCTGCAGCCGGAAGATATCGCCAAGGTGAATCTCGATAACGCCTGGATATCCGGTGCCAAACCGTCGAAAACGCTCTCACTCCACCGGCAGATTTATAAAAACAATAGCGGTGTCGGCGGTATTGTCCATACGCATTCGACGCATTTGGTGGCGCTGACGCTCAATTCCATTTGGCAGCCGCAGGATATCTTGCCGCCGATAACACCCTATCAAGTGATGAAAGTGGGTCATTTACCCATGATACCTTATGCACGGCCGGGATCAGACGTTGCGGCGCTTCACGTTGCCAGTCTGGCGAATCAAGTCCGGGGGGTGATGCTGGAACGGCTCGGGCCGGTCATTTGGGAAAGCACCGTATCTAAAGCGGCTTATGTGCTGGAAGAATTGGAAGAAACCGCGAAACTGTGGTTAATGTCGTCACCGAAACCATCCCCCTTGAGCGATGAGGCTATCCAGGAGCTCATTGATACTTTCGGCGCCCGTTGGTGA
- a CDS encoding SGNH/GDSL hydrolase family protein — protein MRLGINRRFPADKPVNIVIGGSTALGTGTTSDASTVSSALSKLTGEVWLNFGGRGYNSVQEAIIFMLNQHRFDKINNIIILSGLNTLTLEGLPDDYTSEYGKYYYSYEFLHYMNRYNKDIKKRANSYASMNESAVKKLIPRLTEKFNHWLDDTEGNPAERVFTDTHMDLAERISRAARSTIDSAAQINQLARKNGARVHYVLQPLSRWSKEIFHETEEEMFYAIDACANNFWRLFEKLATPDLHESYSSQLKQGCLNEDICFFDMNMLMKDSPVLNENIYIDHLHFNDAGYEEIGRIIYEQVI, from the coding sequence TTGCGGCTGGGCATCAACCGCCGATTTCCTGCTGATAAACCCGTCAATATTGTGATTGGCGGTTCAACGGCTCTGGGTACCGGTACGACATCCGATGCAAGCACGGTCTCTTCCGCGCTGTCAAAACTGACGGGAGAAGTCTGGTTGAACTTTGGCGGGCGGGGCTATAACTCGGTGCAGGAAGCCATCATTTTTATGCTCAACCAGCATCGCTTCGATAAAATAAATAACATCATTATATTAAGTGGTCTAAACACGCTTACCTTGGAAGGACTGCCTGATGATTATACCAGTGAGTATGGTAAATACTATTATTCGTATGAATTTTTGCATTATATGAATCGATATAATAAGGACATTAAAAAAAGGGCAAATTCTTATGCTTCAATGAATGAATCAGCGGTTAAAAAATTAATTCCACGGCTCACTGAGAAATTCAATCATTGGCTGGATGATACTGAAGGGAACCCGGCAGAAAGGGTATTTACCGATACTCACATGGACCTGGCCGAGCGTATCAGCCGGGCCGCTCGCAGCACTATTGATTCCGCGGCGCAAATCAATCAGCTTGCCCGTAAAAATGGCGCCCGAGTGCATTATGTCCTGCAGCCTTTGTCCAGATGGAGTAAAGAGATCTTTCATGAAACAGAGGAAGAGATGTTCTATGCTATCGACGCCTGTGCTAATAACTTCTGGCGCTTATTTGAAAAACTCGCAACGCCGGATTTACATGAATCCTATTCTTCGCAGCTTAAACAGGGATGCTTGAATGAAGACATTTGTTTTTTTGATATGAACATGCTCATGAAAGACTCACCTGTCTTGAATGAAAATATCTATATCGACCACTTGCACTTCAACGATGCCGGTTACGAAGAAATAGGACGGATTATCTATGAACAAGTCATTTAA
- a CDS encoding carbamoyltransferase: protein MKTYILGLSCYFHDSAAALLCDGEIVAAAQEERFTRIKQDPSFPENAVKFCLNTAGITLDQVSRIFYYENPTEKFKRIMSTAVTSGWSGVRSLFFHVPGWLTNKLYVRKKLTKALGFANTPVPEITYINHHHSHAASAFFPSPFEKALVLCIDGVGEWDTTTAWVGEGSKLTKLWQTRFPHSLGLIYSAFTFYCGFKVDSGEYKLMGLAPYGRPVYADMIKKHLIQVQPDGSFEMDMSYFDYATGDQMTSEKFHDLFGGPPRDAESELTERQFNLASSIQAVLEEVVLLIARYWQKKTGLENLCLAGGVALNCVANGKLAQAGIFKNIWVQPASGDSGGSLGAALSGWYGHVGAPRIPDAGDSMKGSYLGTRYTREEILHYLNEQGAVFTELTEDKLCAEVAGILAQGNVTGWFQGRMEFGPRSLGARSILGDARNRQMQTVMNLKIKNRESFRPFAPVVLEEHAKDWFSVKTKSPYMLFVYPVANSKLTPPGPGAVQVSGLGKLNQIRSQIPAVTHVDNSARLQTVDGSHNPLFFSLLNAFHARTGCPVLVNTSFNVRGEPIVESPKDAYVCFMRTSMDYLVLGNFLLRKQDQPDWEEKIDWKKHYPLD from the coding sequence ATGAAAACGTATATTCTGGGACTGTCATGCTACTTCCATGACAGCGCCGCCGCGTTGCTTTGCGATGGAGAAATTGTGGCGGCCGCGCAGGAAGAGCGATTCACCCGTATTAAGCAGGATCCTTCTTTTCCCGAAAATGCGGTTAAGTTCTGCTTAAACACGGCAGGAATTACTTTAGACCAGGTATCTCGGATTTTTTATTACGAAAACCCCACGGAAAAATTTAAACGCATAATGTCCACCGCCGTCACCTCCGGCTGGTCGGGGGTCAGATCGCTTTTTTTCCACGTGCCGGGATGGTTGACCAATAAGCTGTACGTCAGAAAAAAACTTACAAAGGCACTGGGCTTCGCCAACACGCCCGTGCCTGAAATTACCTATATTAATCATCATCATTCTCATGCCGCGTCCGCATTTTTTCCCAGTCCATTTGAGAAAGCATTGGTGCTTTGCATTGATGGCGTTGGTGAATGGGACACAACAACAGCCTGGGTAGGTGAAGGCAGTAAACTCACGAAGCTCTGGCAAACGCGATTTCCACATTCACTTGGTCTGATTTATTCCGCGTTCACGTTTTACTGCGGATTCAAGGTTGATTCCGGCGAGTATAAGTTGATGGGCCTTGCTCCTTACGGACGCCCCGTTTATGCCGATATGATTAAAAAGCATCTGATACAGGTGCAACCGGACGGCAGCTTTGAGATGGACATGTCCTATTTTGACTATGCCACGGGCGACCAGATGACGTCGGAAAAGTTTCACGACCTGTTCGGCGGCCCGCCGCGTGATGCGGAAAGCGAGCTTACTGAACGGCAATTCAACCTAGCCTCGTCCATACAGGCAGTTCTGGAAGAAGTGGTATTGCTTATTGCCCGTTATTGGCAGAAAAAGACGGGGTTGGAAAATCTTTGCCTGGCCGGAGGCGTTGCCTTGAATTGCGTGGCAAACGGCAAACTGGCGCAGGCGGGTATCTTTAAAAACATATGGGTACAGCCGGCATCCGGAGACAGCGGCGGTTCGCTGGGTGCGGCGCTCTCAGGCTGGTATGGACACGTAGGCGCACCACGCATACCTGATGCAGGAGACAGCATGAAGGGTAGCTATCTGGGGACCCGTTACACGCGCGAAGAAATCCTTCATTACCTTAATGAGCAAGGCGCAGTTTTCACCGAGCTCACGGAAGATAAACTTTGCGCGGAGGTTGCCGGGATTCTGGCACAAGGTAATGTCACCGGCTGGTTCCAGGGCAGGATGGAGTTCGGCCCCCGCTCACTCGGCGCGCGCTCCATCCTGGGCGATGCCCGAAATCGCCAAATGCAGACGGTAATGAATCTCAAGATAAAGAACAGAGAGTCATTCCGTCCTTTTGCTCCGGTCGTATTAGAAGAGCATGCAAAGGACTGGTTCAGCGTGAAAACGAAAAGTCCCTATATGCTGTTTGTCTACCCGGTTGCAAACTCCAAGCTCACACCACCTGGTCCCGGTGCCGTTCAGGTAAGCGGACTTGGAAAACTTAACCAAATCCGCTCACAAATCCCAGCCGTTACGCATGTTGATAATTCGGCGCGTCTGCAAACGGTCGATGGGAGTCACAATCCGCTTTTTTTCAGTCTCCTGAACGCCTTTCATGCGCGAACAGGCTGTCCGGTGCTGGTAAATACGTCTTTTAATGTCAGAGGAGAGCCGATTGTTGAATCACCTAAAGATGCTTATGTCTGTTTCATGCGCACATCAATGGATTATCTCGTATTGGGAAATTTTCTATTGCGCAAACAGGATCAACCCGACTGGGAAGAAAAAATAGACTGGAAGAAACATTACCCTCTGGATTAA
- a CDS encoding amidohydrolase family protein yields MNRNIPPPHIPVRPEWLALCTEEALEPSLPIIDPHHHLWQFPDKSYRSADLLDDLASGHNIRATVFIECETGYRTSGPSEMASLGEVEFVLKEIDAAHQAGSPTRVAAAMVGHADLLLGARVTSVLEGLISTSEGRVKSIRNIGVWHADPTVRASVATPPPHLLMDARFREGLGRLAPLGLGFDAWVIHTQLDELCSLAGAFPETRMVLNHVGGPLGIGPYRGKRDEVFPLWQTAMRELARYPNVHIKLGGFGMSLFGFDFYKQPRPPSSAEVADVIRPYVETCVELFGAQRCMFESNFPVDKGNVAYGVLWNAFKRIAAQASATEKARLFHDTASDFYRIAAI; encoded by the coding sequence GTGAATCGAAATATTCCGCCGCCGCACATTCCGGTTCGCCCCGAGTGGCTCGCGCTGTGTACCGAGGAAGCCTTGGAACCGTCGCTGCCGATCATCGATCCGCATCATCACCTGTGGCAGTTTCCTGACAAGTCATATCGCAGCGCGGATCTTCTCGATGATCTGGCCTCAGGACACAACATTCGCGCCACCGTCTTCATCGAGTGCGAAACAGGATATCGGACCAGTGGCCCGTCCGAGATGGCATCCCTTGGCGAGGTTGAGTTCGTGCTCAAGGAGATCGACGCCGCCCACCAGGCGGGCTCACCGACGCGAGTCGCCGCCGCGATGGTTGGCCATGCCGACTTGCTGCTGGGAGCGCGCGTAACGTCCGTGCTGGAAGGGTTGATCTCAACCTCTGAAGGCCGCGTGAAGAGCATCCGGAACATCGGCGTATGGCATGCCGATCCGACCGTACGCGCTTCGGTCGCCACGCCGCCGCCGCATCTGCTGATGGATGCTCGCTTCCGTGAGGGTTTGGGCCGCCTTGCGCCTCTCGGTCTGGGCTTCGACGCATGGGTGATTCATACGCAACTCGATGAGCTTTGTTCGCTGGCCGGCGCCTTCCCCGAAACCCGCATGGTACTCAATCATGTAGGCGGTCCGCTCGGCATTGGGCCCTACCGGGGAAAACGCGACGAAGTATTTCCTCTCTGGCAAACCGCCATGCGCGAGTTGGCACGCTATCCCAATGTGCACATAAAGCTCGGTGGCTTTGGCATGAGCCTGTTTGGTTTCGACTTCTACAAACAGCCGCGGCCACCCTCCTCGGCTGAGGTCGCCGACGTCATTCGTCCTTACGTTGAAACCTGCGTGGAATTGTTCGGTGCACAACGCTGTATGTTCGAAAGCAACTTCCCGGTGGACAAAGGCAATGTCGCTTACGGCGTGCTCTGGAATGCCTTCAAACGCATCGCGGCGCAAGCATCGGCCACAGAAAAAGCGCGCCTGTTCCATGACACGGCGTCTGATTTTTACCGGATTGCAGCCATCTGA
- a CDS encoding MFS transporter produces the protein METTNTTRWKARYWVYLMLFLLTTINYLDRVVLSVGAGPIAADLHVDKIQLGYLFSSFLWGYALFLIPIGLLVDRFGARSVTAISMTVWSLATMLTGAASSALGVLMARIVMGAGEASCYPSAASIIRDWAPSRERGVAMTALNSGAYFGPALGALALSWLVSTAGWRWSFAICGAIGFIWIAVWLLFFKSPEHSKWIREEERETILRERETAEQTDSDNASIGLGGLLRERTMWAQMLTQGCNVYTQYLFLTWLPNYLQTERGMTLLGSGTAMAIPYLGSIFISMALGFLSDSTLDPAAVEKGRRRRLVGAVMSAGAVIVFIPLVSNVWAVLGLITVALGAASAGIALNVALLGDLLRTRRDIGRAVALQFTGGNIFGFFAPIVTGYIVQATGHFSAAIIAAGIIFLVGAMSSWFLTWKPIGAHAAGMATEAAAAGRRIS, from the coding sequence TTGGAGACGACAAACACCACCCGCTGGAAGGCGCGGTACTGGGTTTATTTGATGCTGTTCCTTTTAACCACCATCAACTATCTCGACCGGGTCGTGCTCTCCGTCGGTGCCGGGCCGATTGCAGCAGACCTGCACGTCGACAAGATTCAACTTGGCTATCTGTTCTCGTCCTTCTTGTGGGGCTACGCGCTTTTCCTCATACCCATCGGCCTGCTCGTCGACCGCTTCGGCGCACGTTCCGTCACCGCCATCAGCATGACGGTCTGGTCGCTCGCGACCATGCTCACCGGCGCCGCCTCCAGTGCGCTCGGCGTACTCATGGCGCGTATCGTCATGGGCGCGGGCGAAGCGAGCTGCTATCCGTCGGCCGCGAGCATCATTCGCGATTGGGCACCAAGCCGGGAACGAGGCGTCGCCATGACGGCGTTGAACTCCGGCGCCTATTTCGGCCCTGCGCTGGGAGCGCTCGCGTTGTCATGGCTGGTCTCAACCGCCGGCTGGCGCTGGTCCTTCGCCATCTGCGGCGCCATCGGCTTTATATGGATCGCTGTCTGGCTGCTCTTTTTCAAATCCCCCGAGCACAGCAAGTGGATCAGGGAAGAGGAACGCGAGACTATCCTGCGTGAACGTGAAACCGCCGAGCAGACCGACTCCGATAACGCCTCCATCGGGCTCGGCGGTCTCCTGCGCGAACGGACCATGTGGGCGCAGATGCTCACGCAAGGGTGCAACGTCTATACCCAATATCTCTTCCTCACCTGGCTGCCCAATTATTTGCAAACCGAACGCGGCATGACGCTGCTGGGCAGCGGCACAGCGATGGCTATTCCCTATCTCGGCTCGATCTTCATTTCGATGGCGCTGGGCTTCTTGAGCGATTCGACGCTCGACCCCGCCGCAGTTGAAAAAGGGCGGCGGCGCAGGCTGGTTGGTGCGGTGATGTCCGCCGGCGCGGTGATCGTGTTTATCCCCCTGGTTTCCAACGTATGGGCAGTGCTCGGCTTGATCACCGTAGCATTAGGGGCGGCTTCCGCCGGCATCGCCCTCAACGTCGCGCTATTGGGCGACCTCTTGCGTACACGCCGAGATATCGGCCGCGCGGTCGCGTTGCAGTTCACCGGGGGCAACATCTTCGGGTTCTTCGCGCCTATCGTTACCGGATACATCGTACAGGCCACCGGACATTTCTCGGCGGCTATCATCGCCGCCGGCATCATCTTCCTCGTGGGGGCCATGTCTTCGTGGTTCCTGACCTGGAAGCCGATCGGCGCACATGCGGCCGGCATGGCGACTGAAGCCGCCGCGGCCGGGAGGAGAATATCGTGA